In the Archocentrus centrarchus isolate MPI-CPG fArcCen1 chromosome 19, fArcCen1, whole genome shotgun sequence genome, AACTAGAGTGCATTTTAAGGAAGCCTAAACATCGTTTTCGTATACCTGGGCCTTATATTACAGGTCCAGAAAGAACATGTTTGGGCTACAGAAAAATCTGTAtagatttagttttttgttCCATCCAAATTTTTCTACCCCAGTGAAAATGGAGAGAAAGCTTCACAGTTTACATGATGTTCATGAAGCAGTTTACATAAAAGCCTGACTAGTTCtgggaaaaacaacaacatagaCCTGTCAGAGATTAGCACCAGGCTCTGATTCATTCACTCTTCATCATGACATCCTGAATGTGTGGTATCCCACGTCCGCTGACAGCAGCGTGGGCTCCATCCAAATTAACTGCACTAATGAGAGCTGACTTATAACAGAGTGGGAGTGTGGTGCTAAAGCCAGCAGGAAAGGTGGAGTTATAACCAACACAGGGGAGGATAGGGAAAGGTTGTGGGTGACTAACTTCACTCAAACAACATCTCCCATGAACTTCGAAAACTGTGAGAGGATCAGACTGTCGTGGGTGTCAGCACTGACAGACATTAACAGAGGGGCAGAGGACTGAGGTGGACGGCTAACAGCTAATTAAAGGTCAGCGGTTTTTCAGGTGAGACTTGAAGACCTGACCAATGAAGCAGAACTGAAGTGGGGCCAGATTTACACGCCACATTTTTACATCTGAGACACTTTTATGCTTGTCTGAACATGAACGGGGGAAAAACAATTAGCTGACagtagtgcaaaaaaaaaaaaaggacagataCGAGGGTCAAATTTCTGTTGCAGCAATCTCATCAAAGTTGATCTCGTTGCCACTGCCCTCGTCATCATCTCTGCTCTCCAGTTCCAGACTGAGctcctgcaggagctgctccaGCTCTCGGTTCCTGCGATACATCTGCACATagttctgctgcagctgcttctgGTAGCGGATTACTTTgtccttctcctcctgccatatCCTGCGCTCCTCCTCAAAGCTTCCCAATTGCTGCTCAGCTTTCTGACGCTCAAAGGCCAGCTCGGATCTCATCCTGTCCATCATGCTCTGCAGGgcctctgtgctgctctgccGCTGCGCCTTCGCCTCGTCACTCTCGTAGGCGAGCAGCTGCTCCTCGGCTTCCTGGAACACCTGGCACTGTCTGTTTCCTGGGCCTTGATTGGCCAGAGCATCTCTGAGATGAGCCATCTCCACCTCCAAGCGTCCTACCTTTTCTCTAAGCAGCTCCGCTTCACTCTTGCGACGCTGAAGCTCATTTTCACACACCTCCAGCTCCAGGGTTCGAGTGCGAATGGTGCCGTGGGCCTCTTGGAGCAGCACCTGGGTGTTAGTCAGCTCGCCTCGAGTCTCTCTGAGTTGACCCCGCAATGAGACGATCTCCCCCACACGCTGAGCTAACTCACCTTGCAcctccttcagctgctgcttcagcAGTGAGATTTCACCCGACTTCTGACAGAcctgagaggagaggagcatTCAGGAGGGAAGTTCAGTCAATGAAGCAAGCAGCAGGCCATCATCAACAAGCAGAATTAATCTGTTCCTTGCAGGAGCCCCCTGTTCTGGGTCTATGCTGTACTTCTACACTTTGTGTTGAAGGCTGCCAAGCATGGCACATTCACTGAAGAGACCACCTACTGCTACTCTGGCTAAAATGGTTGAAGGATTTGTTGTGCTTTAGAGCTGAGAATTTTTAGAGCAGGTTAAAACATATTTGTCTTTGACTCGTTGTTTTatggcttttatttatttactccaTTTACAGATTCGATGAGGCAGAAGTGAATGGCCaggattttgttttattattaaaaaactaACCAGACTCTGGACTGAATGATTAAAATGGCTCGGTCACACTACAGTAAAAATGCGACAGCAACTTTCTTACAGCTAGAAGGGAaaaaatatacactgctcaaaaaattaaaggaacactttgaaaacacatcagtggagaaaaaaaatcatgctggatatccacactgatatggactgggtaatgaaAGGATGTCCCATCGTTtgatgaaaattatcaacctacagaagaCTGAATTCAAAGCCACCCTGAAAATCTAACTGAAAAAGAATGATGCAGCATTTTAGTCCATTTTGcccaaatttcattgcagcaactcaaaatagtACTCAGTCTGTAttcttgtatgcatgcctgacaatgtcggggCTCCTAACGAGACtccggatggtgtcctgggggatctcctcccagatctgggtcagggcatcactgagctcctggacagtctgaggtccaACCTGGCAGCAATGAATaaaccgaaacataatgtctcagaggcgttctactggatttaggtcaggcaggtgtgggggccagtcagtgatATAGatttcatcctccaggaactgcctgcatactctcaccatgTGAGGTCGGCATTGTCTTGtgccaggaggaacccaggacccactgcaccagtgcagggtctgacagtgggtccaaggatttcactggaatacctgatggcagtcatgGTGCTGTTGTCTAGTAGAGGGTTGcatgtccctccatggatatgcctccctacaccatcactgacacaccgccctcatgaagtctgtttctgagtgtttggtcagagacattcacaccagtggctgctggaggtcatgttgtagctctgcagtgctcatcctgttcctcctgcacaaaggagcagatcctggtcctgctgatgggttaaggtccttctacagccctgtccagctttcCTACAGtacctgcctgtctcctggagtctcctccatgctctgagactgtgctgggagacacagcaaaccttctggcaatggcacgtattgatgtgccatcctggaggagctggactacctgtgcagcctctgtagggtccaggtatgacctcatgctaccagcagtgacactgaccctagccaaatgcagaactagtgaaaaacagaagagatgaggagggaaaaatgtgagtgtcctccacctgtaaaaccattcctgtttgggggggttgtttcattgttgcccctctagtgcacctgttggtaatttcatgaacagcaaagcagctgaaactgatgaacacccctctgatacttactgaccacatcagtatcacagaggtttaaacgactgatgctgaactctgattaaaaagagttcctttaattttttgagcagtgtgtgtgtgtgtgtgtgtgtgtgtgtctggtgtAGTCTGGTGACTGTGTTGAATTGCAAATATGTGCAGCAGCCACTTTTGACTGAGTCTAGTGCACAGGTTGCCTGGGGTGAAGCAGCCAGACAAACTGGCCATGTAAAAGCAAAGTTACTGAGAGACtaacatcctccaggaactacaTCAGTGTTAGTgcaggaatttctgtttcagattaTGAGGTTCTGACTGGATTGAATttgatttgtgatttttacttACTTATCAGTTAATCGACGTGTtaacacaaacagattgcatgtaattactAACTCATTAAGTAGCACACTGATTCTGTTTTATCGccgtcttgatgcaccaaactCACTTTGAAGACACCAACTGACTGAGAGGTGACAGACCTTATCAGACCTGAGTGTACTCAGACTGAGAagttcatatttgtgtgtgcagcCAATTATTTTATATCCAAACTTCAGTACAAGCATACAGCAGAAGAAAACCTGAAATGTTCCACAATCGTGGACTTTTGAACTTTAGGATTTGTATTTTACAGAAAGTCAGAATAATTCACGTAAACTATCcaatatttactttttaaaaggaTGAAAGAAGAACCGTTTCTCCTTCTGCAGTTAACTCGTTttgggaggtttttttttgttgttactaaaagtagaaaaaaaaattttaactaAGAAAATAAATTCATAGCCAAGTTGGAACAATTACACTGAGGCTCTAAATTAAGGTTATGATATAATTTGCACAGTTCTTATGGCAGTGATCAGGAGTCTAATGAAGGACGGGAAGTggtaaaaatcaataaaatggcTCAATAATACAGTTCACAACCCAAACCTAATTACTGTGGTCATTACTGTACTTGCTGAATAATCTTTCAGTGTCCCTCAGCGGAATAACACCTGCTCACCTCCCACTTGGTCTCCTCGAGTCGAGGCCCCATCTGGATCTTCTCATGCTCATAGGAGGTGCAGCGCTCCTCGAGCTGCTCCCGCTCCTTCAGAAGCTGGGCGAAGTCCtcctgcagcttcttcttctcctgctggAGCTGGAAAACCTGCAGCCacgacacagacagaaaaaaaataatttagaaGAACCAGTGATgcctttttattaaattaatttcagtgATGTTGGCAGAGTGTGAAACATGATCCTTGTTTTTAAACACCTCTTGCTTCACCTGCTCcagttttgtttgttagttCTGTGACTTCATTAGCTTATTAATATGAGTATATGGGTGCAGCCTGAATCCAACAGTCCATCTCTTCATAAATATGGCTGTAATTCCCAAACAGTAAAtgaaatacttttgttaaacccctcaaattaaagctgaaagttgcATCTTGATTGTCGTCAcagtagattttaaatcaaatagtaatttttttttttttttgtaaaaaatgaCTGAAGTTCAGCCCCAGTGCTGTGAGAGTCCACTTTAACCTCCACCCAATCCACAAGCACCAGCCCCTGTGGCTAGTTTTAAAGCCCTTAAAAGGCTGCTATGTTTGAAAAGCCGACACTAAATTTGTCTGAGACTCTGACCTGCAGCTGAAGCACCTGCTGGGCGCGCTGGGCTTTCTGAGAGGCTACCTGCATCCTGGTGGCACAGCTCTGCCTCAGctcctccagctccagctcAAAGCGCTTCTGCTTCTCCTCATAAACCTGCTAGACAGAACAACCAGAGGCAGAGAGGTCAAAGTGCAAATGTATTACAGTTTAGGTATAACGGCCTTTCATTAAGTTTGGAGGTCTCACCTGACATATTGCAGCTTCATTGTCATCCAGGTTGTCTCTGAGTTGCTGCAGCTccagctctctctccctcagttTGTCCTCCAGGTCCCTCACCACCCCCTCATAACCTTCCACGGGGCCAGGAGAACGCCCACCGGAGCCGCTGTCAGACAGGGGCTGCCCCCGCCCACTTATCGACCCAGAGCCTGTGCTCTTACTGGAGGAGGAGCGCCCGCTGTCTGAGTTGGAGTGTCCGTGTACAGTCACTGGCGGAGCGCTCTTCATGGGCTCTAAGTGGCTGGTGGAGGCCTCTCCCGACTGCAAGTTGTAGCTGGTGGCACTGTAAGGCGGTAGGCTGGAGAGGGAGTTGCGTCCAGAGTCGGACAACGAGCAGGACTGGTTGCTGCCACCGGCGGCATTACGCCCTCCACTGTAGGAGCTGCGCTTCTCAGAGCAGGAGGGTGACATGTCTCTGTGGGTGGGGCTGAGCAGGTTCAGGTTGTTTTGGCTTTCTGGAACATTGGCACAATGGCGAGGCGAGAGATACTGCATCGAGGACCGGCTCTTGGGAATGACGGGTTTGAAGGCAGTGGGCCGCAGCACTGTTTTCTCCATGTTCTAGACAcggttaaaaaacaaaccaaaaaacaaagagatgaaaataaTTTGATATTCAAAGCTCTACAATTACAGCTAAACCAAACCTTAAGTTTTGAGTAGTCAAAGATGTTTTATGTGGCACAGGCTGCTGAAGTGAAACCAAACTGAAtgaaaaggttttgtttttttattttatttaggaaTAAACAAGTTTTTGCTGATCATATCGGCCAGTGTAACATTTGTGGTaggacaaaaactaaaataaaagcaaacattaTGGCACTGCACAAACTGTGCctgatttatttaaacagaaaaagcaaaaaattaaATGCTACATTTAAAATCCATCACTGAGGGGCTCTGCGGTGTTAGTGGTCGACACATTCGTCTAACACGTGAAAGATCCCTCATTGAGACCGGGAGGAGACAAATCCCTGCGAGGGTGGAACCGGGAAGAGCATCTGGTGTCAAAATCTCCTTCCAAATAACGGAGCAGCCCAAAGAAGCATCATCATcttaataaaatcatcacaaaaTTCATGACAAAGCACTTATTTGTTGTCATGCACTGAACTGAGTCTTTCTGATAAGAAAAGTAGTCTGTGCTTCACTGACGGTCACTGCTGGTGGCAGCTCAGGGACCAAACTCTTTTATTACAGCATCTAATGATTTTACTGACTATAAGAAGTGGTTTATCATaattacatttctgtttaatttcacAAGGCTGATGTTTATTaaattgacattaaaaaaaaaacccaagaaccTTTGCAGTAGTCCAAAATACTCCAAGGGGTAAGTAATACTACCATATCTGACCAGTGTGGGAAACACTGTCAATAAGCACTTACCTtaatttcaatttaaaatcataaaatattaCATCTTCACGCACTCACCTTCTCAAGTTTTCCTGACACTGGGATCAGTTTTGGAGGAGGCCCCCCCATATTTCCATTTAATCCTTCTCTAATCTCGTCCACTTCACTTCCTGGGCTGCCAGGTGTCACATGGTTGTCATTCCAGTCACCGATGTAGTCCTCATTCAGATAGGTGTAGTTCCCATTCCCTGTCTCCTTCTCCAGCCCTCTGCTGGACGTTGTGGAGCTCTGTTTCTTGACTGGCGGGATGCTCTGCAGTAACAGATCCTGTTGTGGTGACTCGGAGCCCAGGCAGGAAGCTCCTGGTGTGGGCCGTCGGATTCTGGCTCCTAGCTCAACACCGGGGCGGTGGTCCTGGTAGGAGCTGGTGTGGGTGGTGATGAGGCTACCAACAGAACCCATAGGATCCAGAGTGGCAGGTGGCACATTGATGGGGGGTGAAGGGGCGGAGGGATGTCGTCTGCGAGCTCCTCCACTGAGGCCTGGGGTGTGGGGCTCAGTGGATACGGGTAGAGGCTGAACCAGGGCCATGGTGGCAGCTCAG is a window encoding:
- the LOC115798361 gene encoding leucine zipper putative tumor suppressor 2 homolog isoform X4; protein product: MALVQPLPVSTEPHTPGLSGGARRRHPSAPSPPINVPPATLDPMGSVGSLITTHTSSYQDHRPGVELGARIRRPTPGASCLGSESPQQDLLLQSIPPVKKQSSTTSSRGLEKETGNGNYTYLNEDYIGDWNDNHVTPGSPGSEVDEIREGLNGNMGGPPPKLIPVSGKLEKNMEKTVLRPTAFKPVIPKSRSSMQYLSPRHCANVPESQNNLNLLSPTHRDMSPSCSEKRSSYSGGRNAAGGSNQSCSLSDSGRNSLSSLPPYSATSYNLQSGEASTSHLEPMKSAPPVTVHGHSNSDSGRSSSSKSTGSGSISGRGQPLSDSGSGGRSPGPVEGYEGVVRDLEDKLRERELELQQLRDNLDDNEAAICQVYEEKQKRFELELEELRQSCATRMQVFQLQQEKKKLQEDFAQLLKEREQLEERCTSYEHEKIQMGPRLEETKWEVCQKSGEISLLKQQLKEVQGELAQRVGEIVSLRGQLRETRGELTNTQVLLQEAHGTIRTRTLELEVCENELQRRKSEAELLREKVGRLEVEMAHLRDALANQGPGNRQCQVFQEAEEQLLAYESDEAKAQRQSSTEALQSMMDRMRSELAFERQKAEQQLGSFEEERRIWQEEKDKVIRYQKQLQQNYVQMYRRNRELEQLLQELSLELESRDDDEGSGNEINFDEIAATEI
- the LOC115798361 gene encoding leucine zipper putative tumor suppressor 2 homolog isoform X3; its protein translation is MALVQPLPVSTEPHTPGLSGGARRRHPSAPSPPINVPPATLDPMGSVGSLITTHTSSYQDHRPGVELGARIRRPTPGASCLGSESPQQDLLLQSIPPVKKQSSTTSSRGLEKETGNGNYTYLNEDYIGDWNDNHVTPGSPGSEVDEIREGLNGNMGGPPPKLIPVSGKLEKNMEKTVLRPTAFKPVIPKSRSSMQYLSPRHCANVPESQNNLNLLSPTHRDMSPSCSEKRSSYSGGRNAAGGSNQSCSLSDSGRNSLSSLPPYSATSYNLQSGEASTSHLEPMKSAPPVTVHGHSNSDSGRSSSSKSTGSGSISGRGQPLSDSGSGGRSPGPVEGYEGVVRDLEDKLRERELELQQLRDNLDDNEAAICQQVYEEKQKRFELELEELRQSCATRMQVFQLQQEKKKLQEDFAQLLKEREQLEERCTSYEHEKIQMGPRLEETKWEVCQKSGEISLLKQQLKEVQGELAQRVGEIVSLRGQLRETRGELTNTQVLLQEAHGTIRTRTLELEVCENELQRRKSEAELLREKVGRLEVEMAHLRDALANQGPGNRQCQVFQEAEEQLLAYESDEAKAQRQSSTEALQSMMDRMRSELAFERQKAEQQLGSFEEERRIWQEEKDKVIRYQKQLQQNYVQMYRRNRELEQLLQELSLELESRDDDEGSGNEINFDEIAATEI
- the LOC115798361 gene encoding leucine zipper putative tumor suppressor 2 homolog isoform X1, which translates into the protein MALVQPLPVSTEPHTPGLSGGARRRHPSAPSPPINVPPATLDPMGSVGSLITTHTSSYQDHRPGVELGARIRRPTPGASCLGSESPQQDLLLQSIPPVKKQSSTTSSRGLEKETGNGNYTYLNEDYIGDWNDNHVTPGSPGSEVDEIREGLNGNMGGPPPKLIPVSGKLEKNMEKTVLRPTAFKPVIPKSRSSMQYLSPRHCANVPESQNNLNLLSPTHRDMSPSCSEKRSSYSGGRNAAGGSNQSCSLSDSGRNSLSSLPPYSATSYNLQSGEASTSHLEPMKSAPPVTVHGHSNSDSGRSSSSKSTGSGSISGRGQPLSDSGSGGRSPGPVEGYEGVVRDLEDKLRERELELQQLRDNLDDNEAAICQQVYEEKQKRFELELEELRQSCATRMQVASQKAQRAQQVLQLQVFQLQQEKKKLQEDFAQLLKEREQLEERCTSYEHEKIQMGPRLEETKWEVCQKSGEISLLKQQLKEVQGELAQRVGEIVSLRGQLRETRGELTNTQVLLQEAHGTIRTRTLELEVCENELQRRKSEAELLREKVGRLEVEMAHLRDALANQGPGNRQCQVFQEAEEQLLAYESDEAKAQRQSSTEALQSMMDRMRSELAFERQKAEQQLGSFEEERRIWQEEKDKVIRYQKQLQQNYVQMYRRNRELEQLLQELSLELESRDDDEGSGNEINFDEIAATEI
- the LOC115798361 gene encoding leucine zipper putative tumor suppressor 2 homolog isoform X2, whose translation is MALVQPLPVSTEPHTPGLSGGARRRHPSAPSPPINVPPATLDPMGSVGSLITTHTSSYQDHRPGVELGARIRRPTPGASCLGSESPQQDLLLQSIPPVKKQSSTTSSRGLEKETGNGNYTYLNEDYIGDWNDNHVTPGSPGSEVDEIREGLNGNMGGPPPKLIPVSGKLEKNMEKTVLRPTAFKPVIPKSRSSMQYLSPRHCANVPESQNNLNLLSPTHRDMSPSCSEKRSSYSGGRNAAGGSNQSCSLSDSGRNSLSSLPPYSATSYNLQSGEASTSHLEPMKSAPPVTVHGHSNSDSGRSSSSKSTGSGSISGRGQPLSDSGSGGRSPGPVEGYEGVVRDLEDKLRERELELQQLRDNLDDNEAAICQVYEEKQKRFELELEELRQSCATRMQVASQKAQRAQQVLQLQVFQLQQEKKKLQEDFAQLLKEREQLEERCTSYEHEKIQMGPRLEETKWEVCQKSGEISLLKQQLKEVQGELAQRVGEIVSLRGQLRETRGELTNTQVLLQEAHGTIRTRTLELEVCENELQRRKSEAELLREKVGRLEVEMAHLRDALANQGPGNRQCQVFQEAEEQLLAYESDEAKAQRQSSTEALQSMMDRMRSELAFERQKAEQQLGSFEEERRIWQEEKDKVIRYQKQLQQNYVQMYRRNRELEQLLQELSLELESRDDDEGSGNEINFDEIAATEI